One Tautonia rosea genomic window carries:
- the serA gene encoding phosphoglycerate dehydrogenase, which produces MPYRVLVTDKVSEEGLALLRAEPDFEVIVRTELAKDVPGLKAALAESDALVVRSGTQVTADVLQGQTRLKAIARAGVGVDNIDVPAATQNGIVVMNTPGGNTVSTAEHTMALILSLARNVPQANESLKAGRWDRNKLTGRQLEGKTLGIIGMGRVGQTVAKQALGFSMRVIGFDPFLSAERATELGIESVPHLHDLWGQCDYITLHTPLTADTRNLINAETLKQMRPGVRIINCARGGLIDPEALKAALDSGHVAGAAVDVFDPEPPPADHPLVNHPKVVVTPHLGASTEEAQVAVAEEAARLLADFLARGQVRFAVNMATLNRAEMEDLRQYLDLARRLGMLHAQMDRGIIRSATLRYRGEVAAKNTRLITAAFAAGWMETALQGQVNLVNAEARLKERGITLTEEKSTEPGDFASMIQSEVVTDRKTYVASGTTFGREFLRLVRLGPYRLDAHLDGTLFIFTHNDRPGLIGAIGTEFGKRGVNIAQMNVGRETQGGEAIGVVNLDAVPDEAALKAVSELPDMLSVSLIRLPAHNELPSWLQL; this is translated from the coding sequence GTGCCCTATCGCGTACTGGTCACCGACAAAGTCTCTGAAGAAGGTCTTGCCCTGCTCAGGGCCGAACCCGACTTCGAGGTCATCGTTCGAACCGAACTGGCCAAGGACGTGCCCGGCCTGAAGGCCGCCCTGGCCGAGTCCGATGCCCTGGTCGTCCGCTCGGGAACACAGGTCACGGCCGACGTCCTGCAAGGCCAGACCCGCCTGAAGGCCATCGCCCGCGCCGGCGTCGGCGTCGACAACATCGACGTCCCGGCCGCGACCCAGAACGGCATCGTCGTGATGAACACGCCGGGCGGCAACACCGTCTCAACGGCTGAGCACACGATGGCCCTCATCCTCTCGCTCGCCCGCAACGTGCCGCAGGCCAACGAAAGCCTCAAGGCCGGCCGCTGGGATCGCAACAAGCTCACCGGACGACAGCTCGAAGGCAAGACCCTCGGCATTATCGGCATGGGCCGCGTCGGCCAGACCGTCGCCAAACAGGCCCTCGGCTTCTCGATGCGGGTCATCGGCTTCGACCCCTTCCTCTCCGCTGAACGTGCCACCGAGCTGGGCATCGAAAGCGTCCCGCACCTGCACGACCTCTGGGGCCAGTGCGACTACATCACCCTGCACACCCCCCTGACCGCCGACACCCGCAACCTCATCAACGCCGAAACACTCAAGCAGATGCGCCCCGGTGTCCGGATCATCAACTGCGCCCGAGGCGGCCTGATTGATCCCGAGGCGTTGAAAGCCGCCCTCGACTCCGGCCACGTCGCCGGGGCCGCCGTCGACGTCTTCGATCCCGAGCCTCCCCCGGCCGATCACCCCCTGGTCAACCACCCGAAAGTGGTCGTCACCCCACACCTCGGCGCCTCGACCGAGGAAGCCCAGGTCGCCGTCGCTGAGGAGGCCGCCCGCCTCCTGGCCGATTTCCTCGCCCGCGGTCAGGTCCGCTTCGCCGTCAACATGGCGACCCTCAACCGCGCTGAGATGGAAGACCTCCGCCAGTACCTCGACCTGGCCCGCCGTCTCGGCATGCTCCACGCCCAGATGGACCGCGGCATCATCCGATCGGCCACCCTCCGCTACCGAGGCGAGGTCGCGGCCAAGAACACCCGGCTCATCACCGCCGCCTTCGCCGCCGGCTGGATGGAAACCGCCCTCCAGGGTCAGGTCAACCTCGTCAACGCCGAGGCCCGCCTGAAGGAACGCGGCATCACCCTGACCGAGGAGAAATCGACCGAGCCCGGCGACTTCGCCTCAATGATCCAGAGCGAGGTCGTGACCGACCGGAAAACCTACGTCGCCTCCGGCACCACCTTCGGCCGCGAATTCCTCCGCCTCGTCCGGCTCGGCCCCTATCGGCTCGATGCCCACCTCGACGGCACCCTGTTCATCTTCACCCACAACGACCGCCCCGGCCTGATCGGCGCCATCGGTACCGAGTTCGGCAAGCGAGGCGTGAACATCGCCCAGATGAACGTCGGCCGCGAGACCCAGGGGGGCGAGGCCATCGGCGTCGTCAACCTCGACGCCGTCCCCGACGAGGCCGCCCTCAAGGCCGTCTCCGAGCTGCCCGACATGCTCAGCGTCAGCCTCATCCGCCTGCCGGCCCACAACGAGCTACCGAGCTGGCTCCAGCTCTGA
- a CDS encoding aldehyde dehydrogenase family protein produces MATATEARPTLNRSFQTKLLINGQWRDSLSGKTFETINPATEEVIAQVAEGDAADIDLAVKAARKAFDTGPWRTMDARDRGRLLNKLADLMESQIDELAALESLDNGKPLSEARNGDLPLVVDCLRYYAGWADKIHGQTIPIRGNFFSYTRKEPVGVAGQIIPWNFPMLMVAWKWGPALAAGCTIVMKPAEQTPLSCLRMGELAMEAGFPEGVINIVPGFGPGAGSALVDHPGVDKVAFTGSTEVGKLIMRNASNTLKRVTLELGGKSPNIVFADADLEKAVDGAMLGLYLNQGQCCCAGSRLFVQESVYDEMVERLADKSSARRLGDPFDPETEQGPQVDREQFDKILGYIEKGKEQGARCVAGGERFGEKGYFIKPTVFADVKDDMAIATDEIFGPVMQVLKFREIDEVVERANTTDYGLAAAVWTRDIGKAHAIANRVRAGTVWVNCYDVFDAAAPFGGFKASGIGRELGEKALDNYIEQKTVTVSLD; encoded by the coding sequence ATGGCCACGGCGACCGAGGCCCGACCGACGCTCAATCGCTCCTTTCAGACGAAGCTCCTGATCAACGGTCAGTGGCGTGACAGCCTCAGCGGCAAGACCTTCGAGACGATCAACCCGGCGACTGAGGAGGTCATCGCCCAGGTGGCCGAGGGGGACGCCGCGGATATTGATCTGGCGGTCAAGGCTGCTCGGAAGGCGTTCGACACTGGCCCCTGGCGGACGATGGACGCCCGGGATCGGGGCCGGCTCCTCAATAAGCTTGCCGACCTGATGGAGTCGCAGATCGACGAGCTGGCGGCGCTGGAGTCGCTCGACAACGGCAAACCGCTCAGCGAGGCGAGGAATGGCGACCTGCCCTTGGTGGTTGATTGCCTGCGGTATTACGCGGGCTGGGCCGACAAGATTCACGGGCAGACGATCCCGATTCGAGGGAACTTCTTCAGCTACACGAGGAAAGAGCCGGTCGGGGTCGCGGGGCAGATCATCCCGTGGAACTTCCCGATGCTGATGGTCGCCTGGAAGTGGGGACCGGCGCTGGCGGCCGGATGCACGATCGTGATGAAGCCGGCCGAGCAGACCCCCCTGTCCTGCCTCCGCATGGGCGAGCTGGCGATGGAGGCGGGGTTTCCGGAAGGGGTGATCAACATCGTCCCCGGATTTGGGCCGGGGGCAGGATCGGCCTTGGTCGATCATCCGGGGGTCGATAAGGTCGCGTTTACGGGATCGACCGAGGTCGGCAAGCTGATCATGCGGAATGCGTCGAACACCCTGAAGCGGGTGACGCTGGAACTGGGGGGCAAGAGCCCGAACATCGTGTTTGCCGATGCCGACCTGGAGAAGGCGGTCGATGGTGCGATGCTCGGCCTGTACCTGAACCAGGGGCAATGCTGCTGCGCGGGCAGCCGGCTGTTCGTACAGGAATCGGTCTATGACGAGATGGTCGAACGTCTGGCCGACAAGAGCAGCGCCCGCCGGCTCGGTGATCCGTTCGACCCGGAGACCGAGCAGGGGCCGCAGGTCGATCGCGAGCAGTTCGACAAGATCCTCGGCTACATCGAGAAAGGCAAGGAGCAAGGGGCCCGCTGCGTGGCTGGCGGCGAGCGGTTCGGCGAGAAGGGGTATTTCATCAAGCCGACCGTGTTCGCCGATGTGAAGGACGACATGGCGATCGCCACCGACGAGATCTTCGGGCCGGTCATGCAGGTCCTGAAGTTCCGGGAGATCGACGAGGTCGTCGAGCGGGCCAACACGACCGATTACGGCCTGGCCGCGGCGGTCTGGACGCGAGACATCGGCAAGGCACACGCCATCGCCAACCGCGTGCGGGCCGGGACGGTCTGGGTCAATTGCTACGATGTGTTCGATGCCGCCGCGCCGTTCGGCGGGTTCAAGGCGAGTGGCATTGGCCGGGAACTGGGCGAAAAGGCGCTCGACAATTACATCGAGCAGAAGACGGTGACGGTGTCGCTCGATTGA
- a CDS encoding pyridoxal-phosphate-dependent aminotransferase family protein, with product MRKPRLMAPGPAPVPEEVMLEMAKPVIHSRDPRTKEGIKQAVEGLQEILKTSNDVAILAATGTGAMEAAALHAVPPGKKALVLNAGWFGLRWSKVCQAHGIPFELLDFEWGQPVDPDRVAEALKGRSDIAVVMGTLSETSTGTGHPIEAIGKIVAETDALFAVDGISGVGAMECHVDAWKIDFLCVGSQKALMLPPGLAFVTVSPKAWAVIDTFEPKAFYFGLKAAKKKLADWDTPYTPAHTLIFGLNKSLSMIRAEGIENVWARHKAMSEACQAGVKALGLELFSARPAEGLTAFVVPEGMKDTDIRKKLDERFGITVVGGQDKLKGKIVRIGHMGYNDEVDVVGALAALEMVLAQLGHDFEPGAGVSAAQRALIGQGSPVGAA from the coding sequence ATGCGCAAGCCGCGCCTCATGGCCCCCGGCCCCGCTCCGGTCCCCGAAGAAGTCATGCTGGAGATGGCCAAGCCGGTCATCCACTCCCGAGACCCACGCACCAAAGAGGGAATCAAACAAGCGGTCGAAGGTCTCCAGGAGATCCTGAAAACCTCCAACGACGTCGCAATCCTTGCTGCCACCGGCACCGGAGCGATGGAAGCCGCCGCGCTGCACGCCGTCCCGCCCGGCAAGAAGGCCCTGGTCCTCAACGCCGGATGGTTCGGCCTGCGATGGTCAAAGGTCTGCCAGGCCCACGGCATCCCGTTCGAGCTGCTCGACTTCGAATGGGGTCAGCCCGTCGACCCCGACCGCGTGGCCGAGGCCCTCAAAGGGCGCTCCGACATCGCTGTCGTCATGGGGACCCTCAGCGAGACTTCCACCGGCACCGGCCACCCGATCGAGGCCATCGGCAAGATCGTCGCCGAGACCGACGCGCTGTTCGCCGTCGACGGCATCTCCGGCGTCGGTGCGATGGAGTGCCACGTCGACGCCTGGAAGATCGACTTCCTCTGCGTCGGCTCTCAAAAGGCCCTGATGCTTCCCCCCGGCCTGGCGTTCGTCACCGTCAGCCCGAAGGCCTGGGCCGTCATCGACACCTTCGAGCCGAAAGCCTTCTACTTCGGCCTCAAGGCCGCGAAGAAGAAGCTGGCCGACTGGGATACGCCCTACACCCCGGCTCACACCCTGATCTTCGGCCTCAACAAGTCCCTCAGCATGATCCGAGCCGAGGGAATCGAGAACGTCTGGGCCCGCCACAAGGCCATGAGCGAGGCCTGCCAGGCCGGCGTCAAGGCCCTCGGCCTCGAACTCTTCAGCGCCCGGCCCGCCGAGGGGCTCACCGCCTTCGTCGTCCCCGAGGGCATGAAAGACACCGACATCCGCAAGAAGCTCGACGAGCGATTCGGCATCACCGTCGTCGGCGGTCAGGACAAGCTCAAGGGCAAGATCGTCCGGATCGGCCACATGGGCTACAACGACGAGGTCGACGTTGTCGGCGCTCTGGCCGCCCTCGAAATGGTCCTCGCCCAGCTCGGCCACGACTTCGAGCCCGGTGCCGGCGTCTCCGCCGCCCAGCGGGCCCTCATCGGCCAGGGAAGCCCGGTCGGCGCGGCCTGA
- the hisI gene encoding phosphoribosyl-AMP cyclohydrolase yields the protein MTFSPTEPAFLNALKWTADGLIPAIVQDAESGDVLMMAWMDRPAILRTLETGQTHFYSRSRGQAWHKGGSSGHVQHVEEIRIDCDADVLLIRARQVGGACHEGYRSCFFRKVSPDGQLETIGAPVFDPGTVYGQGH from the coding sequence GTGACCTTCTCTCCGACCGAACCCGCATTCCTCAACGCCCTGAAGTGGACCGCCGACGGCCTCATCCCGGCCATTGTCCAGGATGCCGAATCGGGCGACGTCCTCATGATGGCCTGGATGGACCGCCCCGCCATCCTTCGCACCCTCGAAACCGGCCAGACCCACTTCTACTCCCGATCCCGAGGCCAGGCCTGGCACAAAGGCGGAAGCTCCGGCCATGTGCAGCACGTCGAGGAGATCCGGATCGACTGCGACGCCGACGTCCTCCTGATCCGCGCCCGGCAGGTCGGCGGCGCCTGTCACGAGGGCTATCGTTCCTGCTTCTTCCGCAAGGTCTCGCCCGACGGACAGCTCGAAACCATCGGCGCTCCCGTCTTCGACCCCGGCACGGTTTACGGCCAGGGGCACTGA
- a CDS encoding AI-2E family transporter — MPRSTTDSPPKTPQVQLDREAWVRTVALVIIATVLVLAASTQITGLIIPLILALVFAIALHPVAQWIERRGLGRGAASILCTALIALIFLGAVGLVVAQAGQVVRNSDRYFEQFSQLASRVTGTLKDVPALGALTEPEVITGGAAEEQFSEDASNEDPSRPSADSEPNTNAGSAESSSSESGTQFTSQQYWTQKIRENAGAIGQWLLHSVGGVLGVLGQVVVFLFLILYILYTRGLWSERIIQAGRALGMELKGKDLERMGQSISGWVGCVLLVATGYAVTITLISWLIGLPQWGLWGLMTGLLVLIPYFGALIAGTMLVIVAAITTQAFWPPLVMLGVYILLQTLESYVILPMLYGDAISIDPLAVLVGVLFFGFLWGPLGFVTALPVMVLIRGFVEATPGSTPIKALFGTDGRNS, encoded by the coding sequence ATGCCCCGCTCCACCACCGACTCACCCCCCAAGACTCCCCAGGTCCAACTCGACCGCGAGGCCTGGGTGCGGACGGTGGCTCTGGTCATCATCGCCACCGTGCTTGTCCTGGCCGCTAGCACCCAGATCACGGGCCTGATCATCCCCTTGATCCTCGCCCTCGTCTTCGCCATCGCCTTGCACCCGGTCGCCCAATGGATCGAACGCCGAGGTCTGGGCCGGGGTGCGGCCAGTATCCTCTGCACGGCGCTCATCGCCTTGATCTTCCTGGGTGCCGTCGGCCTGGTGGTCGCCCAGGCCGGTCAAGTCGTGCGGAACTCCGACCGCTACTTCGAGCAGTTCAGCCAGCTTGCCTCCAGGGTCACCGGCACCTTGAAAGATGTCCCGGCCCTTGGCGCTCTGACCGAACCGGAAGTGATCACTGGCGGCGCGGCCGAGGAGCAGTTCAGCGAGGACGCTTCCAACGAGGACCCCTCTCGACCTTCGGCGGATTCGGAACCGAACACCAACGCCGGCTCCGCAGAATCCTCCAGCTCGGAGTCAGGTACTCAATTCACCTCGCAGCAGTACTGGACCCAAAAGATCCGAGAGAATGCCGGAGCGATTGGCCAGTGGCTTCTCCACAGCGTCGGTGGAGTCCTTGGCGTGCTGGGCCAGGTCGTCGTCTTCCTGTTCCTGATCCTCTACATCCTCTACACCCGAGGCCTTTGGTCGGAGCGGATCATTCAGGCCGGCAGGGCCTTGGGCATGGAGTTGAAGGGGAAGGACCTCGAGCGCATGGGCCAGTCGATTAGCGGCTGGGTCGGCTGCGTCCTACTCGTTGCAACCGGCTACGCGGTCACAATCACCCTCATAAGCTGGTTGATCGGTCTTCCCCAGTGGGGACTCTGGGGCCTGATGACCGGCCTGCTTGTTCTGATCCCTTATTTCGGAGCCCTGATCGCCGGCACGATGCTGGTGATCGTGGCCGCGATCACCACCCAGGCGTTCTGGCCTCCTCTGGTGATGCTGGGCGTCTACATCCTGCTCCAGACCCTGGAAAGCTACGTCATCCTGCCGATGCTCTACGGCGACGCCATTTCGATCGACCCGCTGGCGGTTCTCGTCGGTGTTCTCTTCTTCGGCTTCCTCTGGGGTCCGCTCGGGTTCGTCACCGCCTTGCCGGTCATGGTCCTGATCCGGGGCTTCGTCGAGGCCACCCCCGGCTCCACTCCGATCAAGGCCCTGTTCGGAACCGACGGGAGAAATTCGTAG